One Thioclava sp. ES.031 genomic window, CTCGAGGCAGCGTCTGGCGGGCGGGTCCGGCTGAGCGGGCAGACCCTGACCGGCCTGACGGCGCAAGAGCTGCGCCCGCTGCGCGGAAAGATGCAGATGGTCTTTCAGGACCCTTATGCCAGCCTCAACCCGCGGCTTCCGGTCTATGATCTGATCACCGAGCCCGCCCATATCCGCAACCCGATGACGCGCGCCGAGCGGCGGGCGATGGCGGGTGACCTTCTGGAGCGGGTCGGGCTGGAAGCCGCCGCGATGGACCGCTATCCGCACCAGTTCTCCGGCGGACAGCGCCAGCGGCTTTGCATTTGCCGTGCGCTCTCGGTCAAACCGGCGATCATCGTCGCGGATGAGGCGGTCTCGGCCCTCGACGTATCGGTCGCCCGCCAGATCACCGATCTGATCGCCAAGCTGCAGCGGGAGGAGGGCGTCTCTTTCCTCTTCATCTCCCACGATATCGCTGTCGTCGAACGCGTCAGCCACCGCATCGCCGTGATGTGGGCGGGGCAGGTCGTCGAAACCGGGCCGACCGACACTGTTCTGAAGAACCCGTTGCATCCCTATACCCGACGACTGCTGTCGGCGGTGCCGCATCCGGACCCGCAGCGCAGACCGCTCCAGCGCGAGCGCGCAGCCGACCTGAAAACGCCGAAGCTTCTGCTGCCGCGCGCCACCGATCCCGAGCGCATCGCGCTGCGCGAAGTCGGGGAGGGGCATTTCGTGGCCATCCGCGACACGGTCGAGCTGATGGCCTACCAGTCGATGGCAAGCGGAGCGCCAGAAGTCCCGCGTGCCGCGATGCGCGAAAACGTCGGGAGCTTGGTGATCTAACGGTACTGCCACTGACCGGCCGTCGAACTGACGCCAGACCCGATCGCATTTGAAATTCCGCGCTTCGAGAATAGCTCCCAACTATTGCCGCTCGACCGTTGCGCCGTTCCGCACGCAGTCGCAAGATAAGCGGCCAGATATTTCGGAGGGCACATGGAAATCAACGCGGACTTCTCGGAGCGCGTGCTCGTTCATTCCGACACGCTCGACTGGCACGGCTCGCCGTCGGCGGGTGTCGAGCGGCGGATGCTCGACCGGATCGGCGACGAGGTGGCGCGGGCGACGAGCATCGTGCGCTTCGCTCCGGGGCACAGTTTCTCGGCACATACGCATGGCGGCGGCGAGGAATATCTCGTGCTCGAAGGCGTGTTCCAGGATGAGAGCGGCGATTATCCGCCGGGGACCTACGTGCGCAATCCGCCGCAGACCCGGCACCGGCCGGGATCGGAGGGTGGCTGCACGATCTTCGTGAAGCTCTGGCAGTTCGACCCGGACGACCGCAATCAGTTTCACAAGGATATGCGGTCCGATCTGGCCCAGACCGACGAGGGCGTCGAGTGCGCTGAGCTTCATCGCGACGCGCGTGAAATCGTCCGCTATTTCCGGCTCGCGCCGAATGCGACCCTTTCCCTCGATGATCCGGGCGGGATGGAGTTGCTCGTGCTGGGCGGGACGCTGTCCGAAAGCGGCGACGCGCTGCGCGAGGGATCGTGGTTGCGCCTGCCTGACGGGCAATCGCTGCAGGTTCAGGCCGGCCCGGGCGGCGCCGAGTTCTGGATCAAGACGGGGCATCTGCGCTTCGTTGCCGCGCCGGATCAGTGACGGAAAACGATCTCTCAAAATGACGAGGCTTCCATGAAGACGCAGGTCGCGATCGTGGGCGGCGGGCTCGCGGGCTTGGCACTCGCGCGGCATCTGCACGCGCGCGGGGTCTCTTTCGAACTGTTCGAGGCGCGGCCGCGCTTTGGCGGTCGGATCAAGGCCCTTGAGACCGCAACGGGCAGCGTCGATCTCGGCCCGTCATGGTTCTGGCCCGGGCAGCCCCGGATCGCTGCGCTAACCGAGGCGCTGAACCTGCGCAAGTTCGAGCAGTTCGCGCGCGGCGCGGTGTCGCTGGAAGATGCGAGCGGCGGCGTTCACCGCAATATGGGCTTTGCCAGCATGGCGGGGTCGTGGCGTCTCGAAGGCGGGATGGTCGCGCTGACGAATGCGCTTGCGGCCGCCCTTCCCGCCGCACAGCTTCATCCCGGGTCGCGTGTCGTCGAAATCGGGGCAGGGCCTTCGGTCACGCTCGAGGATGGTCGGGCCTGCGAGGCCGAGCATGTCGTGCTGGCCGTGCCGCCCCGCGTTGCGGCGCAGATGTCTTTCGCGCCGCAGTTGAGCGATGCGCAGAGGCAGGCGCTCCGCGCGATCCCGACTTGGATGGCGGGGCATGCGAAATTCGTAGCCCTCTACGAGCGACCGTTCTGGCGCGAGGCCGGGCTGTCGGGCGATGCGATGAGCCAGCGCGGCCCTCTGGCGGAAATCCACGATGCGTCCGGGCCGGACGGCACGCCCGCGGCGCTGTTCGGCTTTCTGGGTGTTCCGGCGCGGGCACGGATCGGGCAGGAGGATGTGGTCAAAGCGGCGGCCCTTGAACAGCTTGGCCATATCTTCGGCTCTGATGCCGCCAAGCCGCTGACCTATGCGCTCGAAGACTGGGCCGTCGCGCCCGAAACGGCGACGCAGGCGGATCTCGAGCTGCTCAGGTTCCACCCCGATTACGGCCTGCCGCCGGTGCTGCGGGGACTCCATGAGGGCCGTGTGCATCTCGCGTCTTCGGAGACCGCGCCCGAGATGGGCGGCTATATGGAAGGCGCGCTTGCGGCGGCGGAGCGCGTGATGCGCGATCTCGGGTTGTGACAGGCGCGCGCTAGGTCGTCGCGCGCGCCTCCTGAAAGTGCCGTCACTCCGCTCCGGACTTGCAGCCGTTTTCGGGAGCGGCAACACTGGCCCGCAGGACCTCAACAACGAGAGCAGAGAAGCGATGACTGACGAAGCGCAAACCGGGATGGGCGTGGCCCTCTGGCAGGGCCGGACGGTTGCGGGAGATCGCGACGCCGCGCTCGCGGAAATCGCGCGCGCCTCCCGCGCCGCGGGGCAGGGCGGGGCCGAGGTGATCGTCTTTCCCGAACTGTTCCTGACCGGCTATGAGCGCGACGACCTCAACGAGCTTGCGCTGAGCGTCGGGGAAATGGCGGAGAAGATCGCGCCTCTTGCGCAGGATGCGGGCTGCGCGATCTGCGTTGGCTACCCGGAGCGCGCCGAAGTGGGGCTCTGCAATTCCGCGATCTGTGTCTCACCCGAGGGCGAGGTGTTGGGCAATCATCGCAAGATCCAGCTTTTCGGACCCGCGGAGGCCGGCCGTTTCGTGCAAGGGTCGCGCTACACGCTGTTCGATCTGGGCGGGAAACGGGTCGCGATCCTGATCTGCTACGATGTCGAATTCGCACCGCATATCGCGGCGCTGCGTGCGCAAGGGGTGGAACTCATTCTCGTGCCGACCGCTGCGATGCGCCCGTTCGAGCATGTGGGCGAACATGTCGTGCCTGCTATGGCGGCCAATCATGGGCTGGCGATCGCCTATGCCAATCTCTGTGGCAGCGAGGCCGATCTCGACTATTTCGGACTGTCGGTGATCATGGAGCCCGACGGCAAGATCCTCGCGCGGGCAGGCAGCGAACCCACCATGCTTCTCTCGACGCTGAAGCCGCATTACGACCCGGCGGTCCTCTCGACCCAGGCGCGGGATTTCTGCCCGATCGGTGAGACCGGCTGATGCAACTCGCGGGCACGGATCTACGGCTTCTGCGCGTCTTCGACGCCGTCGTGCGACATCGCGGGTTTGCCGCGGCGCAGGCGGAACTCAATGTGAGCCAGTCGACGATTTCGACCCAGATCACGGCGCTGGAGGATCGCCTCGGCGTGACCCTGTGCCGGCGCGGTCGGGCAGGGTTTCG contains:
- a CDS encoding FAD-dependent oxidoreductase → MKTQVAIVGGGLAGLALARHLHARGVSFELFEARPRFGGRIKALETATGSVDLGPSWFWPGQPRIAALTEALNLRKFEQFARGAVSLEDASGGVHRNMGFASMAGSWRLEGGMVALTNALAAALPAAQLHPGSRVVEIGAGPSVTLEDGRACEAEHVVLAVPPRVAAQMSFAPQLSDAQRQALRAIPTWMAGHAKFVALYERPFWREAGLSGDAMSQRGPLAEIHDASGPDGTPAALFGFLGVPARARIGQEDVVKAAALEQLGHIFGSDAAKPLTYALEDWAVAPETATQADLELLRFHPDYGLPPVLRGLHEGRVHLASSETAPEMGGYMEGALAAAERVMRDLGL
- a CDS encoding cupin domain-containing protein, which encodes MEINADFSERVLVHSDTLDWHGSPSAGVERRMLDRIGDEVARATSIVRFAPGHSFSAHTHGGGEEYLVLEGVFQDESGDYPPGTYVRNPPQTRHRPGSEGGCTIFVKLWQFDPDDRNQFHKDMRSDLAQTDEGVECAELHRDAREIVRYFRLAPNATLSLDDPGGMELLVLGGTLSESGDALREGSWLRLPDGQSLQVQAGPGGAEFWIKTGHLRFVAAPDQ
- a CDS encoding nitrilase-related carbon-nitrogen hydrolase: MTDEAQTGMGVALWQGRTVAGDRDAALAEIARASRAAGQGGAEVIVFPELFLTGYERDDLNELALSVGEMAEKIAPLAQDAGCAICVGYPERAEVGLCNSAICVSPEGEVLGNHRKIQLFGPAEAGRFVQGSRYTLFDLGGKRVAILICYDVEFAPHIAALRAQGVELILVPTAAMRPFEHVGEHVVPAMAANHGLAIAYANLCGSEADLDYFGLSVIMEPDGKILARAGSEPTMLLSTLKPHYDPAVLSTQARDFCPIGETG